In Tachyglossus aculeatus isolate mTacAcu1 unplaced genomic scaffold, mTacAcu1.pri scaffold_223_arrow_ctg1, whole genome shotgun sequence, the sequence cagggagaaAACCTCATATCCCAGAaatggccaacatctccacggtgaccgaattcctcctcctggggttcttcgatgcccgagagctgcagctggtccacgccgtgctgttcctccttgtctatgtGGCGGCTttgttggggaatctcctcattatcactatcacaaccctggaccaccaccttcacacgcccatgtacttcttccttaagaACTTGTCTTTCAATGACTTGTGTCTtatctccatcaccatccccaaatccatcgcCGTCTCCCTGACTAATAACAATTCCatttctttcctgggctgtgcttCTCAAGTCTTACTGGTCACCTGGTTTGCTGGTTCAGAGTTTTTTGTTCTCACGGTGATGTCGTACGACCGCTATGCTgcaatctgcctccccctgcgctatgagctcgtCATGGATAGATGGGCCTGTGTGCAGATGGTGACTGCCTCTTGGCTCAGCGgaagtctgtttggagtcttgttttcagtttcaacgttctccttgcccttctgtgggtccaacactgtccagcagttcttctgtgatgtctcctcactgctgaagatctcctgctccgaggaccacgttgctATTGATGTGATCGTGGCTGTTGCAGTAGGCTTAGTTGTCGTCGGTTTCACTTCCATCATCATTtcctatgtccgcatcttctcagca encodes:
- the LOC119923707 gene encoding olfactory receptor 14A16-like, whose product is MANISTVTEFLLLGFFDARELQLVHAVLFLLVYVAALLGNLLIITITTLDHHLHTPMYFFLKNLSFNDLCLISITIPKSIAVSLTNNNSISFLGCASQVLLVTWFAGSEFFVLTVMSYDRYAAICLPLRYELVMDRWACVQMVTASWLSGSLFGVLFSVSTFSLPFCGSNTVQQFFCDVSSLLKISCSEDHVAIDVIVAVAVGLVVVGFTSIIISYVRIFSAALRTPSSEGRNKAFSTCLPHLTVVTVFHFTGVFAYIKPPSDSSSALDLLVSVFYAVVPPTLNPLIYSLRNRDMKAALGRTRKGGNAWWLLWDKLCLSLC